ACCGTCCCCGTCTGACTCAGTGCGGTGACGAAGCCGGTCGCCGCGTCGCCGGTGACGAACTCGCCGTGCAACCCCGGGGCGGACATCGCAGCCGGTGGGCCGCCGCCGAACGCGCCGGGCGGGCCGCCGAAACCGGGCCCACCCTGGTGCAACGCCGCGCCGCTGTCGGTGGCGGCGTGGATCGCGGCGCCGCCGACACCGGCGATCACCGCCGCGACACCGACGGCGACGACGGTTTCGCGCCATCCCCAGCGGGGCTTGTCTGGATCAGGTGCTCCCCAGGTCGCTGTCATGGGGTCCACTGTGGACCGCGTCGATGTGTGCGGGCTGTGAGACGGGTCAGCGCTCGATGTGCGCGACGCATTCACAGCCCGCGCATAGAAAGCGCACAGGCTCGGCCCATCACGCCGCGAATAATGGAGTCGTGGCTCCCTCCCAATCTCCCGGCGTGAGCGAGCAGGACTCCGCGCGTGTGGTGATGCGCCGCGCCGACGGCAAGCCGATCCACGTGCTCGTCGTCGACGACGAACCCGTGCTCGCCGAATTGGTGTCGATGGCGCTGCGGTACGAGGGCTGGGAGATCGCCACCGCGGGCGACGGGGCGAGCGCGATCGCGTCGGCCAGGGAGACGCCGCCCGACGTCGTCGTGCTCGACGTGATGCTGCCCGACATGAGCGGGCTCGATGTGCTGCGCCGGCTGCGCGAACAGATCCCCGGACTGCCCCTGCTGCTGCTGACGGCCAAGGACTCGGTGGAGGACCGGATCGCCGGGTTGACCGCAGGCGGCGACGACTACGTCACCAAACCGTTCAGCATCGAAGAGGTGGTGCTGCGCCTGCGGGCGCTGTTGCGGCGGACCGGGGTGGCCAGCGAATCGGGCGGCACCAAGATCGTCGTCGGTGATCTGGTGCTCGACGAGGACAGCCACGAGGTGACCCGTGGGGGAGACCTGATCACGTTGACCGCCACCGAGTTCGAGTTGCTGCGGTTCATGATGCGCAACTCCAAGCGGGTGCTGAGCAAGGCGCAGATCCTCGACCGGGTGTGGAGTTACGACTTCGGCGGCCGTTCCAACATCGTCGAGCTGTACGTGTCGTATCTGCGCAAGAAGATTGACAGCGGCCGCGAGCCGATGATCCACACGTTGCGCGGCGCCGGATATGTCCTCAAACCCGCGCGCTGACGGCCCGCGGATCCGCTCGCCCCGGACGTGGTCGCTGCGGGCACGGCTGCTGGCGTCGCAGATCGTGCTGTTGGCACTGGTGTGCGCGGCCGTCGGCGTCGGTACCGAGCTTGCGCTGCAACACTTTTTGATGAACCAGCTCGACGACCGGTTGGCCGAGACGGTCAAACGCTCGGCGGGCCTGTTCGAGTTCGGGCCGCCGCCGCTGCCGCCGGATTTCGATGCGCCGCCCGGCTTCGAGCGGATGCTGCCGCCCGGTTTCGAGCACCGGCCGCCGCGGCGCGTGATCATCCGCGACGACCTCGGGCCGGGGCCGGCGTTCCTCAACGCGCCCGGGCAGGCCGCCCGCACGGTCGGCGCGGTGGTCTCGCGCGGCAGGACGGTGGACGCCGGTGTGATCACCGCCGATGGCACCCGCAGCGAAATCGACACGGCCGCAGCCGAACAGCTGGCCCGCATCGAACCGACCGACACGCCGGTCACCGTGGAGCTCGACGGGCTCGGCGACTACCGGGTGATCGCTCTGCCCGCGCGGCGGTCCCCGGGTGACGTGATCGTGACCGGGCTGC
The window above is part of the Mycolicibacterium rutilum genome. Proteins encoded here:
- a CDS encoding response regulator transcription factor — translated: MRRADGKPIHVLVVDDEPVLAELVSMALRYEGWEIATAGDGASAIASARETPPDVVVLDVMLPDMSGLDVLRRLREQIPGLPLLLLTAKDSVEDRIAGLTAGGDDYVTKPFSIEEVVLRLRALLRRTGVASESGGTKIVVGDLVLDEDSHEVTRGGDLITLTATEFELLRFMMRNSKRVLSKAQILDRVWSYDFGGRSNIVELYVSYLRKKIDSGREPMIHTLRGAGYVLKPAR